TGGGTCGATGAGATAGTCTGACCCTGTTTCCTATGGTTCACGAGCTCAATTTTCAGGAATATAGCGATCGGGTTCCGCCTCAAAATATTGATGCGGAAGAAGCGATTTTAGGCGGAATTCTGCTGGATCCAGATGCGATCGGCCGGATCGCAGAATTTCTCAGCCCCGATGCGTTCTATATCAGCGCCCATCAAGAAATTTATCGGGCCATGCTGCTGCTGCAGGGCCAGGGACGACCGACGGATCTGATGAGTCTCACCAGTTGGTTGCGCGATCAGGGCAAGCTCGACAAGGTGGGTGGGCAAAACCGCTTGGCAGAATTGGTCGATCGCACGGTTAGCGCCGTCAATATTGACCAATATGCACAGTTAGTCGTGGATAAATCCCTGCGACGTAACCTAATTCGGGTGGGGACGGAGATTTCGCAACTGGGCTACACCACTACGGAGCCGTTGCCCAAGATCCTTGATCTAGCTGAACAAAAAGTGTTTGGCATCACCCAAATTCGCCCCAATCAAAGCTTGGTGGCCACGGCCGATATCCTAACCGACACCTTTTCAGATATCGAAAGTCGCTCCCTGGGCATGGTGTTACCAGGAGTGTCCTGTGGGTTTTATGACCTGGATGCCATGACCCAGGGCTTTCAGCGTTCAGATTTGATTATTACGGCAGCGCGACCCGCCATGGGTAAGTGTTGCGCGGCGGATACGGCGTTAGTCCTGCAAGACGGTACGGTGGCCACCATCGCTGAGGTGGTGCAGCGCCAAGCAGCTACCGTGCTCACCCTTGGCGATCGCTGGCAGTTTTCCTGGGCCCAGCCCTCGGCCTTTGTGGACGACGGCCAAAAGCCAGTGTTTCGAGTGACGACGCGATTGGGACGATCGGTAACCACAACCCTCAGCCATCCCTACCTGACGGTACAGGGGTGGCGATCGCTGGCGGAGCTGCAGCCGGGCGATCGGATTGCGGTGCCGCGCCGACTGGCGGTCTTTGGCCGGGAGGTATGGCAGTCGGCAGCGGTGATTGTGCTGGCCTACTTGGTAACCGACGGCGACCTAACGGCGGATTCCCCCACCTTTGTCAACAGCAATCCCCATTTGCATGAAGACTTTGCGGCGGCGATCGCCCAGTTTGATGCTCCCCACGGTGGCTTAGAAGCTGACCGCAGTCCATCTCGCCTGCGGGTGGTTTCCTCTGCCCAGCCCATGACCGCCTCCGCTGGAGCCGCAATCGCCTCCCGCAATCCCCTGCGCGACTGGCTAGATCAGCTCGGCATCTGGGGCACCGACGGCAGCGATCGGATCATTCCCGCACCGGTGTTTCGTTTAGGACGATCCCAGGTAGCGCTGTTTTTGAATCGCCTTTTTGCTGCCGATGGCTGGGCGACGGTGTTGACCAGCGGTCAATGCCAAATGGGATATGCTACCCCCAGTGAACGCCTAGCTCGGCAGATCCAGCATCTGCTGCTGCGCTTTGGCATCATTGCCGCGCTAAAACAACGATCCCTGGGGCGGCGCACGACGTGGCAGCTCGATATTACCGATGCCCTATCCATGCGCACCTTCCTCAGCGACATTGGCATGTTTGGCAAAGAGGGCATTCTGGCTAAGGTGCAGACCAAGCTTGACCAACGTAGCTATCAAACCAACCGCGACCTGATTCCCGTAGGTATCTGGCCAGCGATCGCCCAAGCTAAGGGACGGGAATCCTGGGCATCCTTGGCAAAGCGGGCCGGCATTCGCGGCTATTCTAATCTGCATGTGGGGCAGCGAGGGCTCTCCCGCGATCGCCTCTTGGCCCTAGCGATCGCCCTGGATAACCGAGAGCTGCAGCAGTTAGCCACCAGCGAGGTCTATTGGGATGAGATCACGGCGATCGAACCCTTGGGCCACCAGCAGGTGTATGACCTGACCATTCCCCACACCCATAATTTCGTCGCCAATGACATCTGTTTGCACAATACCAGCTTTGTCTTAAATGCCGCCCGCAACATTGCCGCCTTCCATAAGCTGCCGGTCGCGGTCTTCAGCCTAGAAATGTCGAAGGAACAACTGGTGTATCGTCTGCTCTCTAGCGAAGTGCAGATCGAAAGCGGTCGGCTGCGGGCTGGGCGCATCAGCCAGCATGAATGGGAACCCCTGGGCCATGCCATCAGCGTGCTATCGCAACTGCCAATTTTTATTGACGATACCCCCAACGTCTCGGTGAACGAGATGCGTTCCAAAGCCCGCCGTCTGCAGGCGGAAAAGGGCGGCTCCTTAGGGCTGATTTTGGTGGACTACCTGCAACTGATGGAGGGCAGTGGCGATAACCGGGTGCAGGAGCTTTCAAA
This genomic stretch from Candidatus Obscuribacterales bacterium harbors:
- the dnaB gene encoding replicative DNA helicase, which gives rise to MVHELNFQEYSDRVPPQNIDAEEAILGGILLDPDAIGRIAEFLSPDAFYISAHQEIYRAMLLLQGQGRPTDLMSLTSWLRDQGKLDKVGGQNRLAELVDRTVSAVNIDQYAQLVVDKSLRRNLIRVGTEISQLGYTTTEPLPKILDLAEQKVFGITQIRPNQSLVATADILTDTFSDIESRSLGMVLPGVSCGFYDLDAMTQGFQRSDLIITAARPAMGKCCAADTALVLQDGTVATIAEVVQRQAATVLTLGDRWQFSWAQPSAFVDDGQKPVFRVTTRLGRSVTTTLSHPYLTVQGWRSLAELQPGDRIAVPRRLAVFGREVWQSAAVIVLAYLVTDGDLTADSPTFVNSNPHLHEDFAAAIAQFDAPHGGLEADRSPSRLRVVSSAQPMTASAGAAIASRNPLRDWLDQLGIWGTDGSDRIIPAPVFRLGRSQVALFLNRLFAADGWATVLTSGQCQMGYATPSERLARQIQHLLLRFGIIAALKQRSLGRRTTWQLDITDALSMRTFLSDIGMFGKEGILAKVQTKLDQRSYQTNRDLIPVGIWPAIAQAKGRESWASLAKRAGIRGYSNLHVGQRGLSRDRLLALAIALDNRELQQLATSEVYWDEITAIEPLGHQQVYDLTIPHTHNFVANDICLHNTSFVLNAARNIAAFHKLPVAVFSLEMSKEQLVYRLLSSEVQIESGRLRAGRISQHEWEPLGHAISVLSQLPIFIDDTPNVSVNEMRSKARRLQAEKGGSLGLILVDYLQLMEGSGDNRVQELSKITRALKGLARELNVPVMALSQLSRGVESRTNKRPMMSDLRESGSIEQDADLVMMLYRDDYYNPDTPDRGIAEIIITKHRNGPVGTIRLLFEPQFTRFRNLASPERR